GAGAGATGATTCCCTTGCGCACCGTGGCCAATGTGGAACGCATCACCGGGCCGGAATACATCCAGCGGTACAATCTGTTCAAGACTGCGGAAATCAACGCGGCCACGCCTCCGGGCTTCAGCTCGGGCCAGACCATGCAGGCCATGGAGGACGTGGCGCGGCAGACTCTGCCGCAGGGCTACGGGTTCGACTGGACCGGCATCGCCTACCAGCAGAAGAACTCGGGCGGGCAGACCGGCCTCGTGTTCGCGTTGGCCATCATCATGGTCTTCCTCGTGCTGGCTGCCCAGTACGAAAGCTGGGCCACCCCGTTCGCGGTCATCCTCTGCGTGCCCCTCGGCATTCTGGGGGCCATGTCGTCCCAGTGGATGCGCGGATTGGACAACAACGTGTATGCCCAGATCGGTCTGGTCATGCTCATCGGTCTGGCGGCCAAGAATGCCATTCTCATCGTGGAGTTTGCCAAGGAACGCCGCGAACAGGGCGCGTCCATCGTGGAAGCGGCCAAACATGCCGCGCATCTGCGGTTCCGCCCCATCCTCATGACATCCTTTGCCTTCATTCTCGGCGTCATCCCGCTGGTCACGGCCTCGGGCGCAGGCTCGGCCTCGCGTCACGCCCTCGGCACTTCGGTGTTCGGCGGCATGATCGCGGCAACCTGTTTCGGCGTGATCGTGATTCCGGCCCTGTATGTGGCCATCCAGCGTATTGCCGAGTTCCGGAAAAAGGTCCCGGAACCGGAGCCGCCAGATGACGACAAGGCGTAAAACAGGATATGACAAGACCCGGTGCTTCGGCATCGGGTCTTGTTTTTTGGGATGCCTTCGGCGACCCTCCCGGGGGGCGGGCGCTGCCCAGACCCGCCAAGGAGCAAGGCCCCTTGGATCCCCATTCCGTTTCAGGGATCGGCAAGGCCCGATCCCTGAAACAGGTTGTTCGAGATTAGGAGGGTTTGTTTTTGAAGGAAATTTTGTCGGAGGGTACAGTCTTGACAGATTGGCTGGCAACGATTGTCTCGTGTCAGGTGGTCGGAAAGGTCCGGGGAATGTCTCGCCAGAGCATTCCCCGGACCTTTCCGACCACCTGACACAAATGGAGTCGAGGGGCCTTGCTCCTTGCGGGTCCAGGGCAGCGCCCTGGTCTCCCCGAAGGGGCCGCCGGAGGCCGCTTTCTTCTTCATTGCATCCGTCCTGGAAACCATGCATGTTGGAAGAATGAATATTACCAATGCGATTCTGGGTGTTGAAGGCAGTCCGCGAAAAAGTGGCAACTCCCACCATCTGCTTCAAGCCGTTCTGGATGGAGCTGCCGGGCGTGGCGGTGCGGCAAAGAGCGTTCACCTGCGGGATTATCGGTACGAGCCGTGCATCGGGTGCGAGAAATGTCGCAGGGACAAGATATGCACGCAGTTTCATGACGGCATGAGCCTGCTGTATCCCGAGTTGGTGAGCAGCCGCGGGCTTGTTCTCGTTTCTCCGGTGCACAACTACAATATCACGGCATGGATGAAGGCATTCATTGACCGGCTGTACTGCTTTTACGAGTTCAAGGACACCCGGCCACGCCAGTGGTCCAGCAATCTTGCCGGGCAGGGACGGAAAGCAGTGATCGCTGCCATTGGCGAGCAGGAGGACCTGAGGGACATGGGCTTTGCTCTTGAGGCCATGCGCATGCCTCTTGAAGCCCTGGGGTACGAGATCGTTGCCGAGATTCCCATCATGCGGATATTCGATCGCGGCAGGATCAAATCCTACCCGGAGATTCTGGAAAAGGCGGTGCAAAGCGGGGCCTTGCTGGCTGAGGCATTGGCCTCGGATGTGGCGTGAGCGGAAAAAGCCTTTCGGCTTTGCTGGTGCGGACGTGAAAAGGGCCGCGACGAGTGCATTCGTCGCGACCCTTTGCGCAATGCGTATGTGATTCGGACTAGTTCAGTTCCAGTCCCCAATTCTGCCAGACCTGAGTGCGCCAATCCGCAAAGGCCTGAGCGAATCCGTCCAGAGGCAGTTCGATCTTTTCACCGGTCTTGCGGTTCTTGGCTTCGATGATGCCGTTCTTGAGGCCCTTGCCGCCAAGCACGAGCTGCATGGGGTAGCCCACGAGATCGGCGTCCGCGAACTTCACGCCCGGACGTTCCTTGCGATCATCGTAGCACACGTCCACGCCCAGAGCGCGAATTTCCTCGTAGAGTTCCTCGGCCTTGGCGTTGACGGCCTCATCCTTGCCACCAAGGGAAATGAGGCAGGCTTCGAAGGGCGCGATGGAGGGCGGGAACACGCAACCGCCATCATCGTTGTTCTGCTCGATGGCGGAAGCGATGATGCGGGACACGCCGATGCCGTAGCAGCCCATGATCATGGTCTGGGACTTGCCGTTCTCGTCCAGATAGGTGGCGCTCATCTTTTCGGAATACTTGGTGCCGAGCTTGAACACGTGGCCGACTTCGATGCCCTTGGTGAACTCGATTTCGCCGCCGCATTCCGGGCAGTGGTCGCCTTCCTGAATCACGCGCAGGTCGGCGAACTTCTCGATGTTGCAGTCGCGGCCAAGGGAGAGGTGGCGCACATGGGTGTCGGCCTTGTTGC
Above is a window of Pseudodesulfovibrio tunisiensis DNA encoding:
- a CDS encoding flavodoxin family protein encodes the protein MNITNAILGVEGSPRKSGNSHHLLQAVLDGAAGRGGAAKSVHLRDYRYEPCIGCEKCRRDKICTQFHDGMSLLYPELVSSRGLVLVSPVHNYNITAWMKAFIDRLYCFYEFKDTRPRQWSSNLAGQGRKAVIAAIGEQEDLRDMGFALEAMRMPLEALGYEIVAEIPIMRIFDRGRIKSYPEILEKAVQSGALLAEALASDVA